In bacterium, the following are encoded in one genomic region:
- a CDS encoding acyl-CoA thioesterase: MPSYSRDVTVRLRDTDAAGVIYFTSLLVFAHETFERYLDACERPLGRQLAEDDDLLPIVHCEADYRRGVTVGDRLTVEMAVDAIGESSFTLAYTLRRNGDEVGRCRIVHASLGRRSLLSVPLPAVVRDHLRELSGGSG; encoded by the coding sequence ATGCCGAGCTACAGCAGGGACGTCACCGTCCGGCTCAGGGACACCGACGCCGCGGGCGTCATCTACTTCACCAGCCTGCTGGTCTTCGCCCACGAGACCTTCGAGCGGTATCTCGACGCATGCGAACGTCCGCTCGGGCGGCAGCTCGCCGAGGACGACGACCTGCTGCCCATCGTCCATTGCGAGGCGGATTACCGGCGCGGCGTTACCGTCGGCGACCGGTTGACCGTCGAGATGGCGGTCGACGCCATCGGCGAGTCCTCGTTCACCCTGGCCTACACGCTGCGCCGGAACGGCGACGAGGTCGGGCGCTGCCGGATCGTGCACGCGTCCCTCGGCAGGCGCAGTCTCCTGTCCGTCCCCCTGCCCGCCGTTGTGCGGGATCACCTGCGTGAATTGTCCGGAGGATCCGGCTGA